One segment of Oncorhynchus kisutch isolate 150728-3 unplaced genomic scaffold, Okis_V2 scaffold782, whole genome shotgun sequence DNA contains the following:
- the LOC116362025 gene encoding zinc finger protein 3-like, with product MNKIRPDSVEPEPGTSKPARRHQCSQCGKCFNRSGHLKAHERVHTGEKPYHCSQCGKLFNRSEHLKAHERVHTGEKPYHCSQCGKCFSQSRDLKKHKRIHTGEKPYHCSQCGKCFSELGNLKRHELVHTGEKSYHCSQCGKCFNRSENLKAHERVHTGEKPYYCSQCGKCFSHLGTLKRHERVHTGEKPYHCSH from the exons ATGAATAAAATAA gaccagactcagtggaaccagagccagggacgtccaaacccgcaagacgacaccagtgctcccagtgtggaaagtgtttcaaccggtCAGGACACCTGAAAGCTCATGAGCgagtacacacaggggagaagccttaccactgctcccagtgtggcaagttATTCAACCGGTCAGAACACCTGAAAGCTCACGAGCgagtacacacaggggagaagccttaccactgctcccagtgtggcaagtgtttcagccagtcaagggatctgaaaaAACAcaaaagaatacacacaggggagaagccttaccactgctcccagtgtggcaagtgttttagCGAGTTAGGGAATCTGAAACGACATGAGCtagtacacacaggggagaagtcgtaccactgctcccagtgtggcaagtgtttcaaCCGGTCAGAGAACCTGAAAGCTCATGAGCgagtacacacaggggagaagccttactactgctcccagtgtggcaagtgttttagCCATTTAGGGACTCTGAAACGACATGAGCgagtacacacaggggagaagccttaccactgctcccactga